One region of Pogona vitticeps strain Pit_001003342236 chromosome 1, PviZW2.1, whole genome shotgun sequence genomic DNA includes:
- the AHSA1 gene encoding activator of 90 kDa heat shock protein ATPase homolog 1 isoform X2, which yields MAKWGEGDPRWIVEQRADATNVNNWHWTERDASNWSSEKLKTLFLAVRAENADGVCEVTEVSKLDGEASINNRKGKLIFFYEWNIKLAWTGTSSSGVKYKGYVEIPNLSDENDVDEVEITVSLAKDEPDTTLLALMKQEGVKQIVSALRTYVSTLKTEFTQGMILPTVNGEQSDPAPCPIRKAEERKMVQAFTHSPAVVEADKGGKFQLLDGTVTGEFTELISEKQIAMKWRFKSWPEGHFAMITLTFADKFGETEVHLEGRGIPASEEERTKEGWQRYYFEGIKQTFGYGARLF from the exons GACTGAAAGAGATGCATCTAACTGGTCCTCAGAGAAGCTGAAAACTCTGTTTCTGGCTGTTCGAGCAGAGAATGCAGATGGGGTTTGTGAAGTAACAGAAGTGAGTAAACTGGATGGAGAAGCCTCCATCAACAACCGCAAAGGAAAGCTAATTTTCTTCTATGAGTGGAATATCAAGTTGGCTTGGACAG GTACCTCAAGCAGTGGTGTGAAATATAAAGGATATGTGGAGATTCCTAATCTGTCAGATGAAAATGATGTTGATGAAGTTGAG aTTACAGTTAGTCTCGCAAAAGATGAGCCAGATACCACTCTGCTAGCACTAATGAAGCAAGAAGGCGTAAAACAGATTGTTAGTGCTTTGAGGACTTATGTCAGCACTCTCAAAACAG aaTTTACCCAAGGCATGATTCTGCCTACAGTGAATGGTGAACAGTCAGATCCAGCACCTTGTCCTATCCGTAAAGCAGAGGAACGCAAG ATGGTCCAGGCTTTTACTCATTCTCCTGCTGTGGTGGAAGCTGACAAAGGAGGAAAATTCCAGCTGTTAGATGGCACAGTCACTGGTGAATTCACTGAACTA attTCTGAGAAGCAGATTGCTATGAAGTGGAGATTTAAGTCATGGCCAGAGG GACATTTTGCAATGATCACCTTGACCTTTGCCGACAAATTTGGTGAAACAGAAGTCCATCTGGAAGGGAGAGGTATCCCAGCCAGTGaagaagagagaacaaaggagggcTGGCAACGTTACTACTTTGAGGGCATTAAACAGACGTTTGGCTATGGAGCCCGATTGTTTTAA
- the AHSA1 gene encoding activator of 90 kDa heat shock protein ATPase homolog 1 isoform X1: MAKWGEGDPRWIVEQRADATNVNNWHWTERDASNWSSEKLKTLFLAVRAENADGVCEVTEVSKLDGEASINNRKGKLIFFYEWNIKLAWTGTSSSGVKYKGYVEIPNLSDENDVDEVEITVSLAKDEPDTTLLALMKQEGVKQIVSALRTYVSTLKTEFTQGMILPTVNGEQSDPAPCPIRKAEERKTTQKPAASNALKSKSVGVKIPTCKINLKDTFLTSPDELYRVFITQEMVQAFTHSPAVVEADKGGKFQLLDGTVTGEFTELISEKQIAMKWRFKSWPEGHFAMITLTFADKFGETEVHLEGRGIPASEEERTKEGWQRYYFEGIKQTFGYGARLF, from the exons GACTGAAAGAGATGCATCTAACTGGTCCTCAGAGAAGCTGAAAACTCTGTTTCTGGCTGTTCGAGCAGAGAATGCAGATGGGGTTTGTGAAGTAACAGAAGTGAGTAAACTGGATGGAGAAGCCTCCATCAACAACCGCAAAGGAAAGCTAATTTTCTTCTATGAGTGGAATATCAAGTTGGCTTGGACAG GTACCTCAAGCAGTGGTGTGAAATATAAAGGATATGTGGAGATTCCTAATCTGTCAGATGAAAATGATGTTGATGAAGTTGAG aTTACAGTTAGTCTCGCAAAAGATGAGCCAGATACCACTCTGCTAGCACTAATGAAGCAAGAAGGCGTAAAACAGATTGTTAGTGCTTTGAGGACTTATGTCAGCACTCTCAAAACAG aaTTTACCCAAGGCATGATTCTGCCTACAGTGAATGGTGAACAGTCAGATCCAGCACCTTGTCCTATCCGTAAAGCAGAGGAACGCAAG ACCACTCAAAAACCTGCTGCTAGCAATGCACTTAAATCCAAATCTGTTGGAGTCAAGATTCCTACGTGCAAGATAAACTTGAAGGACACTTTCCTGACATCTCCAGATGAGCTGTACAGAGTCTTCATTACACAGGAG ATGGTCCAGGCTTTTACTCATTCTCCTGCTGTGGTGGAAGCTGACAAAGGAGGAAAATTCCAGCTGTTAGATGGCACAGTCACTGGTGAATTCACTGAACTA attTCTGAGAAGCAGATTGCTATGAAGTGGAGATTTAAGTCATGGCCAGAGG GACATTTTGCAATGATCACCTTGACCTTTGCCGACAAATTTGGTGAAACAGAAGTCCATCTGGAAGGGAGAGGTATCCCAGCCAGTGaagaagagagaacaaaggagggcTGGCAACGTTACTACTTTGAGGGCATTAAACAGACGTTTGGCTATGGAGCCCGATTGTTTTAA
- the AHSA1 gene encoding activator of 90 kDa heat shock protein ATPase homolog 1 isoform X3 yields the protein MKQEGVKQIVSALRTYVSTLKTEFTQGMILPTVNGEQSDPAPCPIRKAEERKTTQKPAASNALKSKSVGVKIPTCKINLKDTFLTSPDELYRVFITQEMVQAFTHSPAVVEADKGGKFQLLDGTVTGEFTELISEKQIAMKWRFKSWPEGHFAMITLTFADKFGETEVHLEGRGIPASEEERTKEGWQRYYFEGIKQTFGYGARLF from the exons ATGAAGCAAGAAGGCGTAAAACAGATTGTTAGTGCTTTGAGGACTTATGTCAGCACTCTCAAAACAG aaTTTACCCAAGGCATGATTCTGCCTACAGTGAATGGTGAACAGTCAGATCCAGCACCTTGTCCTATCCGTAAAGCAGAGGAACGCAAG ACCACTCAAAAACCTGCTGCTAGCAATGCACTTAAATCCAAATCTGTTGGAGTCAAGATTCCTACGTGCAAGATAAACTTGAAGGACACTTTCCTGACATCTCCAGATGAGCTGTACAGAGTCTTCATTACACAGGAG ATGGTCCAGGCTTTTACTCATTCTCCTGCTGTGGTGGAAGCTGACAAAGGAGGAAAATTCCAGCTGTTAGATGGCACAGTCACTGGTGAATTCACTGAACTA attTCTGAGAAGCAGATTGCTATGAAGTGGAGATTTAAGTCATGGCCAGAGG GACATTTTGCAATGATCACCTTGACCTTTGCCGACAAATTTGGTGAAACAGAAGTCCATCTGGAAGGGAGAGGTATCCCAGCCAGTGaagaagagagaacaaaggagggcTGGCAACGTTACTACTTTGAGGGCATTAAACAGACGTTTGGCTATGGAGCCCGATTGTTTTAA